Proteins from a genomic interval of Aspergillus flavus chromosome 7, complete sequence:
- a CDS encoding putative mitochondrial F1F0 ATP synthase subunit Atp18 (ATP synthase subunit J), protein MSLLGKKFPTPIAKPLGPFFAAGAVILYGINSLGNALANTGEFKNDPRNPNLKNSKH, encoded by the exons ATGTCTCTCCTCGGAAAGAAGTTCCCCACCCCCATTG CCAAGCCTCTGGGCCCCTTCTTCGCTGCCG GCGCTGTCATCCTCTACGGCATCAACTCCCTCGGCAACGCCCTCGCCAACA CCGGAGAGTTCAAGAACGACCCCCGCAACCCCAACCTCAAGAACAGCAAGCACTAA
- a CDS encoding endoplasmic reticulum-based factor for assembly of V-ATPase-domain-containing protein: MVQLITTTRILSALEAIPTSDRKDLNLPSNPSLDSPITHDQLIRLSRYFRSENATSNPNDARTLNSLLHGTKVYVPPPPPKPKPSPEYLALKARLLAAYETDTYNQMTTSSNTPNGPSPIFSSSTPTVSALHDDDAHSDADTLTPGLVLNIFLSVVITGFSVYWALTSFSTPEVLTEAVSSVWDLDRGSRRGGGVSEAVKVLVSFGAAVAVGVAEVAIYAIYLGKVERARKKERGVKERKVVVGREVLGRGDEGESESVQRVDGEKEEIWGRGPNGGLRRRVRERWEEKGKEGDGN, encoded by the exons ATGGTCCAACTAATAACAACAACCCGGATCCTCTCCGCCCTAGAAGCGATCCCAACCTCCGATCGCAAAGACCTCAATCTACCCTCCAACCCATCCCTAGACAGTCCCATCACTCACGATCAACTAATCCGTCTATCCCGCTACTTCCGCTCCGAAAATGCCACCTCCAACCCCAATGACGCCCGAACCCTCAACTCCCTCCTCCACGGAACAAAAGTCTACGTCCCGCCTCCGCCACCAAAACCCAAACCC AGCCCAGAGTACCTCGCCCTAAAAGCCCGTCTCCTAGCCGCCTACGAAACAGACACCTACAACCAAATGACGACCTCATCCAACACCCCAAACGGCCCATCACCGATCTTCAGTTCCTCGACACCGACCGTTTCGGCACTCCATGACGACGATGCACATTCGGACGCAGACACTCTTACCCCCGGGCTTGTGCtgaatatttttctttcggTTGTGATTACCGGGTTCAGTGTTTATTGGGCGTTGACGAGTTTTTCGACGCCGGAGGTGTTGACGGAGGCTGTTTCGTCGGTTTGGGACCTGGATCGGGGGTCGAGGAGGGGTGGGGGCGTGTCTGAGGCTGTGAAGGTGCTTGTGTCGTTTGGGGCTGCGGTTGCGGTGGGTGTTGCTGAGGTGGCGATTTATGCGATTTACCTGGGGAAGGTGGAGcgggcgaggaagaaggagaggggggttaaggagaggaaggtagTTGTTGGGAGGGAGGTTTTGGGTAGGGGGGATGAGGGTGAGAGTGAGAGTGTGCAGCGGGTGgatggggagaaggaggagattTGGGGGAGAGGGCCGAATGGTGGGTTAaggaggagggtgagggagcggtgggaggaaaagggaaaggaaggggatGGAAATTGA
- a CDS encoding Arb2 domain-containing protein has product MFVYRREDLPPEHEFPADLEKLGYFINEKDQIRKIADPTQEFQYKINKNARVNDMQREAMSECIRKTVASRLRELNLTILRLPLISKVNEAHVPILVSSNLSTASHIIVVFGEPVQDLGIWAYRSIGVDGINAGSAVSFVKAVLQSETNKEGTNTESAPKRGDTALVLANTGQLIWHCGARRPMTLPTWLAYPRPSAVDPPLMMTHRNKIPDNGCWEDHISCVFNEILADRGRLVRHDAKISIVGIAEGGQGAIRHLSLNWEGWRGYISAVVLTNPLHSTDVELAVNDEMSGSFLAFISSRCRAYVISDAPKGCLVPGSRRYGCNCYSSGEMQHVECIMPRAWKDMLEWLNRAHADPTMYEAQLKLKEMNDSDLETLNTDGSNE; this is encoded by the exons ATGTTTGTCTACCGTCGTGAAGACCTCCCACCCGAGCACGAGTTTCCTGCGGACCTTGAGAAATTAGG ATACTTCATCAATGAGAAAGACCAGATCAGAAAGATCGCGGATCCTACGCAGGAGTTTCAGTACAAGATCAACAAAAATGCCCGCGTCAATGACATGCAGAGAGAGGCGATGAGTG AATGCATCCGCAAAACCGTGGCTTCTCGCCTACGGGAGCTCAACCTTACAATCCTGCGTCTTCCTCTCATTTCTAAAGTGAATGAGGCTCATGTTCCGATCCTGGTGTCATCTAACCTATCCACGGCATCTCATATCATTGTTGTCTTCGGAGAGCCAGTACAGGATCTGGGAATCTGGGCGTATCGAAGCATAGGTGTGGATGGCATCAACGCAGGCTCTGCTGTCTCGTTTGTCAAAGCCGTCCTTCAGTCCGAAACTAATAAAGAGGGAACCAACACTGAGTCCGCCCCCAAGCGCGGCGACACTGCTCTGGTGCTTGCGAACACAGGCCAATTAATTTGGCATTGCGGTGCTCGTCGCCCGATGACCCTGCCGACCTGGCTCGCTTATCCTCGCCCCTCGGCCGTCGATCCTCCCCTGATGATGACCCATAGAAACAAGATCCCTGACAACGGCTGCTGGGAAGATCACATCTCTTGTGTCTTTAATGAAATCCTAGCTGACCGCGGACGCTTGGTGCGCCATGATGCTAAAATCAGCATCGTCGGAATCGCTGAAGGGGGCCAGGGCGCAATTCGCCACTTATCTCTAAACT GGGAGGGTTGGCgtggatatatatctgcTGTTGTTCTTACCAACCCTCTCCACTCCACCGACGTTGAACTGGCTGTCAATGATGAGATGTCGGGCTCGTTCCTTgccttcatttcttcccGCTGTCGTGCCTATGTTATCTCTGACGCACCAAAGGGTTGTTTGGTCCCGGGCTCCCGTCGGTATGGCTGTAACTGTTACTCATCTGGGGAGATGCAGCATGTGGAGTGTATCATGCCGCGCGCTTGGAAGGATATGCTTGAGTGGCTGAATCGAGCACATGCGGATCCGACCATGTATGAGGCTCAGTTGAAGCTGAAGGAGATGAATGATAGTGATTTGGAGACTCTGAACACGGATGGAAGCAATGAATAA
- a CDS encoding mitochondrial 37S ribosomal protein uS14m (40S ribosomal protein S14, putative) translates to MSLFRSKRLDLSGFINARVIRDHTKRKVFEQHEPERQALRYIIRNTSLPQRTRAQAQLQLSQMHAYTRPTQIKNRCVAGGIARSVIRDFRIARYQFRQQALAGELPGVKKASW, encoded by the exons ATGTCGCTTTTCAGATCCAAGCGCTTGGACCTCAGCGGGTTTATCAACGCCCGTGTCATTCGTGACCACACCAAACGGAAGGTCTTCGAGCAGCACGAGCCTGAACG CCAAGCTCTCCGTTACATCATCCGCAACACCTCCCTTCCACAGCGTACCCGTGCCCAGGCTCAGTTGCAGCTTTCCCAGATGCACGCCTACACCCGGCCCACTCAGATCAAGAACCGCTGTGTGGCGGGTGGTATTGCTCGAAGTGTGATTCGCGACTTCAGAATTGCTAGA TACCAATTCCGTCAACAGGCACTGGCTGGTGAACTACCCGGTGTGAAGAAAGCCAGTTGGTAG
- a CDS encoding putative mitotic spindle biogenesis protein Spc19 (unnamed protein product), with the protein MAASLNASVTSLQSSLQLLDSSISTLESGVSDFPRLCKVLQTTRHFELLPEPTLREAQQSLLDEITPSIGHLLSLASNHVEKLSRREQALRAKAELQEGRMYSSESRQTSSRSQNAYGDRQKANAAKAAEFRRLVQKKERLKYAVERLELQSKQRERQLRKSMAAQ; encoded by the exons ATGGCGGCATCACTAAATGCTTCAGTCACGTCTCTCCAATCCTCTCTACAACTTCTCGACTCATCTATCTCCACTCTTGAATCTGGTGTTAGTGACTTTCCTCGACTGTGCAAGGTCCTGCAAACAACCCGA CACTTTGAACTTCTTCCCGAGCCTACGCTCCGCGAAGCACAGCAATCATTACTTGATGAAATTACTCCCAGCATCGGACACTTGCTATCATTAGCGTCAAACCACGTTGAAAAGCTCTCTCGTCGCGAACAAGCTCTCCGAGCAAAAGCTGAGCTGCAGGAAGGCAGAATGTACTCCAGCGAGAGCCGCCAAACCTCAAGCCGTAGCCAGAATGCCTATGGGGATCGACAAAAGGCTAATGCTGCTAAAGCGGCGGAGTTCAGGCGATTGGTACAGAAGAAGGAACGGCTGAAGTATGCTGTCGAGAGATTGGAGTTGCAGAGTAAACAGCGCGAACGTCAGTTGAGAAAGAGTATGGCCGCCCAATAA